A single region of the Pararge aegeria chromosome 20, ilParAegt1.1, whole genome shotgun sequence genome encodes:
- the LOC120632562 gene encoding protein SMG5 gives MKNGSIELLESKIAERNERAKKVYRYVSDVARRLSDATVCSQTLGDLFTVDIEAQRQKLRDHCEKLFFLDPLNYGKKSLELLWRKVYYDTVTHAKKLRESDNEYDDYLFSHIICGIGHFHNLMTRVQSEMNINIKELDFMSLYIDDEGEEDSQTKPTSEEYQLGKGVLYSCLIYLGDLSRYQFEIFNTFDSSLAARYYLQAAKIDLTSGMPFNQLGNLYLDRNYNLDSVCYYIHCINTMTPFEGSMGNLTKIFEKNNQFCDALNNADSLTQTEHMQATIANFLSLIDVWYFGKEDTNLPKICNSIAQQLKIAMDFDKTPLPDINNDYSDYTKAIEEENMNPSYMNASVIHNIVQICLFTIGKLNEIDEVKAFACKAFTLAFLSQVLQKLLKQMESFGFKSPAYKYKSKFAIKYDKEKLGETENSPTDQDPALNKTKLTNGNIHSHDKTSNKENVSKEETKIMNGETKNNKRQPLAKRRRRRRAVSSESTNDSNADSDSSAIDTDKSDSEEEGLSDSTFQSDDESKSDGSLCDISDDDLNINVNAGSQEKQKKSNGDITKIVKLETNFPKNDIDGDNNVPIENKDQLDVSATEQFLFGDNFLPSVKLLQDWVLTEKELILSCGDSGESLFQCVVDLLNIFLYYFHPKNNELHSKVQCKILNHTRAIYKKFKLEFKFLPLPEDINLRGTNICKFDKDASEWQIIEKLKPTVIEENVVRIMNFIDFGYQIAKIIPRIRFNKTLKIFYFKKLFPSKVNTKISHNKKCREWHNSKQQAESNNQVEPNNRAEMNNRAEMNNRAEIKNQAEPKNLAEGKKQADPKKQAENNNHGEPNTRAEINNQVEPKNQAEPKNLAERKKQINPKKQTDPKKQADTKTHAQHKKQVEPKTQAEAKIHAQPKTHAEPKKQAEPTTQAEPKIHAQPKTHAEPKKQAEPKKQVEPKTHAEPKKQAEPKTQSEPKKQAEPKKQAEPKKQAEPKKQTEPNNQAESNNQAEPNNQAVSSNGVLLRRLGHLWLTSQVSELEQDPHVDIPSMLAVDTATIYKHLRRVKQFVRTGNFIILVPTVVFHELDELKREKSAARDAIRWLETELKSGSKCLRTQRTGQAKPLPLLTCPKKAPPHILNYIQILEFCYHFMSDEKPQGGNGDPDSSIHGKSSSLLVLLVGNEPGQSEKQYKEFSVMGAAHSAGIAVEYVDDFYTRWRQSAKNGKKR, from the exons ATGAAGAACGGAAGTATTGAACTTTTGGAATCCAAAATAGCTGAGCGTAATGAACGCGCTAAAAAGGTTTATCG GTATGTTAGTGATGTTGCAAGACGCCTCAGCGATGCCACAGTATGTAGTCAGACCCTTGGCGATCTTTTCACTGTCGACATCGAGGCACAGCGACAAAAACTTAGAGACCACTGTGAGAAGCTGTTCTTTCTGGATCCACTGAATTATGGTAAAAAGTCCTTAGAGTTGCTATGGCGAAAAGTTTATTATGATACTGTGACCCACGCAAAAAAGTTACGTGAGTCTGATAATGAATACGACGATTATTTATTCTCACATATTATCTGTGGCATTGGACACTTCCATAACTTAATGACGAGAGTACAATCTGAAATGAATATCAACATCAAAGAATTGGACTTCATGTCACTGTACATCGACGATGAGGGCGAGGAAGACTCGCAGACAAAACCTACAAGTGAAGAATATCAACTTGGTAAAGGCGTGTTATATTCATGTCTGATATATTTAGGAGATCTAAGCCGTTATCAGTTTGAAATATTTAACACTTTTGACTCTTCTCTAGCAGCTCGCTATTATCTTCAAGCGGCTAAAATTGATTTGACCTCAGGAATGCCATTTAACCAGCTGGGCAATCTTTATTTGGACCGAAATTACAATCTAGATTCTGTATGCTATTATATCCATTGCATCAATACAATGACGCCATTCGAGGGGTCAATGggtaatttaactaaaatatttgaaaaaaataatcaattttgcGATGCACTTAATAATGCAGATTCTTTAACTCAAACCGAGCATATGCAAGCAACAATCGCTAATTTCCTGTCTCTAATTGACGTTTGGTACTTTGGGAAAGAAGACACAAACTTACCTAAAATATGCAACTCAATTGCTCAACAGCTTAAAATAGCTATGGATTTTGATAAAACCCCTTTACCAGATATTAACAATGATTACTCTGATTATACTAAAGCTATTGAGGAAGAAAACATGAATCCATCTTATATGAATGCTAGTGTTATACACAATATTGTACAGATCTGCCTTTTTACAATAGGAAAGTTAAATGAAATAGATGAGGTGAAAGCGTTTGCTTGTAAAGCCTTCACACTGGCATTTCTATCACAAGTGCTGCAGAAACTCCTAAAGCAGATGGAGTCGTTTGGATTTAAAAGCCCAGCTTATAAGTACAAGTccaaatttgcaataaaatatgataaagaaAAGCTTGGGGAAACTGAAAATTCACCAACAGACCAAGACCCAgctttaaataaaaccaaattaaCAAATGGTAATATACATAGTCATGACAAAACCTCGAATAAGGAAAATGTATCTAAGGAAGAAACAAAGATTATGAATGGCGagactaaaaataataagaggCAACCTTTAGCAAAGCGTCGACGTAGGCGTCGTGCTGTTTCCTCGGAGAGCACTAATGACAGTAATGCAGACAGCGATAGCAGTGCGATTGATACAGATAAATCCGATTCGGAGGAAGAAGGCTTGTCAGATTCAACTTTCCAATCTGATGATGAATCGAAAAGTGATGGTTCTCTCTGTGATATATCTGACGacgatttaaatataaatgtgaatgcaGGATCACAGGAGAAACAAAAAAAGAGCAATGGTGATATAACTAAAATTGTTAAACTGGAAACCAATTTTCCAAAAAATGATATCGATGGCGACAATAACGTTCCCATTGAAAATAAAGACCAGCTAGATGTTTCTGCCACTGAACAGTTTTTGTTCGGTGATAACTTTTTGCCTAGCGTAAAATTATTGCAAGACTGGGTACTAACAGAGAAAGAATTGATTCTTTCGTGCGGAGATAGTGGCGAGTCTTTATTTCAATGTGTGGTTGATCTACTGAATATTTTCCTGTATTATTTCCACCCGAAAAACAATGAATTACACTCAAAGGTTCAGTGCAAAATTTTGAACCATACTAGAgctatatataaaaagtttaaacttGAGTTTAAGTTTCTACCACTGCCTGAAGATATCAATTTGCGTGGTACTAATATTTGTAAATTCGACAAAGATGCTTCTGAGTGGCAAATAATAGAGAAGTTGAAACCTACAGTTATTGAGGAAAATGTTGTCAGAATTATGAACTTTATCGACTTTGGATACCAAATTGCAAAAATCATTCCAAGAATAAGATTCaataaaacactaaaaatattttattttaagaaactcTTCCCTTCAAAGGTCAATACTAAAATAAGCCACAATAAAAAATGCAGGGAGTGGCACAATTCAAAACAACAG GCAGAGTCTAATAATCAGGTGGAGCCTAATAATCGGGCAGAGATGAATAATCGGGCAGAGATGAATAATCGGGCAGAGATTAAAAATCAAGCAGAGCCTAAAAATCTCGCAGAGGGTAAAAAACAAGCAGATCCTAAAAAACAAGCAGAGAATAATAATCACGGAGAGCCGAATACTCGGGCAGAGATTAATAACCAGGTGGAGCCTAAAAATCAAGCAGAGCCTAAAAATCTCGCAGAGCGTAAAAAGCAGATAAATCCTAAAAAGCAGACAGATCCTAAAAAGCAGGCAGACACTAAAACACACGCGCAGCATAAAAAACAGGTAGAACCTAAAACACAGGCAGAGGCTAAAATACACGCGCAGCCTAAAACACATGCTGAGCCTAAAAAACAGGCAGAACCTACAACACAGGCAGAGCCTAAAATACACGCGCAGCCTAAAACACATGCAGAGCCTAAAAAACAGGCAGAACCTAAAAAACAGGTAGAGCCTAAAACACATGCAGAGCCTAAGAAACAGGCTGAACCTAAAACACAGTCAGAGCCTAAAAAACAGGCAGAGCCTAAAAAACAGGCAGAGCCTAAAAAACAGGCAGAGCCTAAAAAACAGACAGAGCCCAATAATCAGGCAGAGTCCAATAATCAGGCAGAGCCCAACAATCAGGCAGTGTCTTCTAACGGCGTGTTGCTGCGCCGCCTCGGTCACCTGTGGCTGACCTCCCAGGTCAGCGAGCTGGAACAGGATCCGCACGTCGACATACCATCGATGCTAGCTGTGGACACCGCCACGATCTATAAGCACCTGCGCAGAGTCAAACAATTCGTGAGGACTGGCAATTTTATCATACTCGTCCCCACTGTTG TTTTCCACGAGCTCGACGAACTGAAACGCGAAAAGAGCGCCGCTCGCGACGCCATCCGCTGGCTTGAGACGGAGCTCAAGAGCGGGTCGAAATGCCTTCGAACACAACGGACCGGGCAGGCGAAACCTTTACCCCTATTGACATGCCCGAAGAAAGCGCCCCCGCATATACTCAATTACATACAAATTTTGGAGTTCTGCTATCATTTTATGTCTGACGAGAAGCCTCAGGGTGGGAACGGTGACCCGGACAGCTCTATTCATGGGAAGTCCTCGTCTCTACTGGTGCTGCTCGTCGGCAACGAGCCGGGCCAGAGCGAGAAGCAGTACAAGGAGTTTAGCGTGATGGGTGCGGCGCACTCTGCCGGAATCGCCGTCGAGTACGTCGATGACTTCTACACCAGATGGCGGCAGTCGGCGAAAAACGGCAAGAAGAGATGA
- the LOC120632599 gene encoding protein AF-9 produces the protein MSAIKVNFEIGHEASMKSKKTPEGFTHDWEVFVRGQEGADISHFVDKVVFLLHETFPKPRRVVKEPPFSIKESGYAGFVFPIEIYLKNKDEPKKIKFSYDLTLQQSAFLRDRYIFENPNDDFRRKLLKGGGIIMSNNTYYTNPDQETKSRDSFTDEKPQLVSKPKLSSDNGKKHKVKEYKDEQPHRTSSFENLFGPPIQKPPKISPEPKKVEKIAAPVKSDKKDKERSSSDKKSKHEHKEPKPDKAKVKEEKDKQKSEKVKNHNKELERAKEKASKRQNERPPSPEIIKKRCFSPNRKLPSPLPRASSASSIKEEHKASKHSSESFEQKKPKIDERIPEIKVEKDSKEKKKKEKKSHDRDKERKEKKDHKKESHKTKDSPKELKELPKEVPKPREIVKEKESMKDSPIKEKQVKPDKPVNKFSIENLRKTPPPENVERHEGHKSKDKGDSERKHKHKKKDKKRDESKEKHKESNKEKKHKHEKIREIQPDKPEIIEHRKTPVPKERPIPEPASPISIDTASQCSSKSGLNKAIHIAEDVNSSHSDSESSMIADEEDVKVKVENPSPEPIKREPSPEPDPEPEPEPEPEQEPEVEIEPEPEPAVEVPLVQQKEKSKKHKDKSKREEKRRRRKAVEEEDSENRKIAKIADSGPSNNETEHGESSGSTSIETKVQDNGVSSSLGEDAEPGDLSPDYMVQLRELQQRIMMIKSNEELERVVNLIAETGRYEVTTQTFDFDLCLLDRSTVQQLIQLVGC, from the exons ATGTCAGCAATAAAGGTGAACTTCGAAATTGGACACGAAGCTTCAATGAAATCGAAGAAAACCCCCGAAGGTTTCACTCATGATTGGGAAGTATTCGTTCGCGGTCAGGAAGGTGCTGATATAAGTCACTTTGTTGACAAAGTAGTTTTCCTTCTACACGAAACCTTCCCGAAACCAAGACGAG TGGTCAAAGAGCCACCGTTTTCAATCAAGGAGTCAGGGTATGCAGGCTTCGTGTTTCcaatagaaatttatttaaagaataaagatgaacctaagaaaataaaatttagttatgATCTTACCCTACAACAAAGTGCATTTTTGAGAGATAGATATATATTCGAAAACCCAAATGACGACTTTCGAAGAAAATTGTTAAAGGGAGGTGGAATCATAATGAGCAATAATACATACTATACTAATCCCGACCAAGAAACTAAAAGCAGAGATTCATTTACTGATGAAAAACCACAACTTGTCAGCAAGCCTAAACTATCATCAGACAATGGTAAAAAGCATAAAGTTAAAGAATACAAAGATGAACAGCCACACAGAACAAGCAGTTTTGAGAATTTATTTGGACCACCTATCCAGAAGCCACCTAAAATATCTCCGGAGCCTAAGAAAGTGGAAAAAATTGCTGCTCCTGTTAAGTCagataaaaaagataaagaaaGATCTAGTTCAGATAAAAAATCGAAACATGAGCACAAGGAACCCAAACCTGATAAAGCAAAAGTGAAAGAGGAAAAAGATAAACAGAAGTCAGAGAAAGTAAAAAATCATAACAAGGAATTGGAGAGGGCCAAAGAAAAAGCTAGTAAAAGACAAAATGAAAGACCACCATCtccagaaataattaaaaaacggtGTTTTAGTCCGAACAGAAAACTTCCAAGTCCCTTGCCAAGAGCTAGCAGTGCCTCAAGTATCAAGGAAGAGCATAAAGCCTCAAAGCATAGCTCTGAAAGCTTTGAGCAGAAGAAACCAAAAATAGATGAAAGAATACCAGAGATAAAAGTAGAGAAAGATTCCaaggagaaaaagaaaaaggaaaaaaaaagccATGACAGggataaagaaagaaaagagaaaaaagatCACAAAAAAGAAAGTCATAAGACAAAAGATTCTCCTAAAGAGCTAAAAGAATTGCCAAAAGAAGTTCCTAAACCAAGAGAGATTGTTAAAGAAAAGGAATCAATGAAAGATTccccaattaaagaaaaacaagtaAAACCTGATAAACCAGTAAACAAATTTTCAATAGAAAATCTTAGAAAGACTCCACCTCCAGAAAACGTGGAACGTCATGAGGGCCACAAATCAAAAGATAAGGGTGACTCAGAAAGAAAACATAAGCACAAGAAAAAAGATAAGAAACGGGATGAGTCAAAAGAAAAGCACAAAGAATCTAATAAAGAGAAAAAGCATAAACATGAGAAGATTCGCGAAATACAACCAGATAAACCTGAGATTATTGAACATAGAAAGACACCAGTTCCTAAAGAGCGTCCTATACCTGAGCCAGCATCTCCTATATCCATAGACACAGCATCTCAGTGTAGTTCTAAAAGTGGCTTAAATAAAGCTATACATATAGCAGAAGATGTAAACAGTAGTCATTCTGATTCAGAGAGTTCAATGATAGCTGATGAGgaagatgtcaaagtcaagGTAGAGAACCCTTCCCCTGAACCTATCAAGCGGGAACCTTCACCTGAACCTGATCCTGAACCAGAACCGGAACCAGAACCCGAACAGGAACCTGAGGTCGAAATTGAGCCTGAGCCTGAGCCCGCTGTGGAGGTCCCTCTGGTTCAACAAAAGGAGAAATCAAAGAAACACAAAGATAAATCAAAGCGAGAAGAGAAGCGTCGTAGACGGAAAGCAGTAGAGGAAGAAGACAGTGAAAATAGGAAAATTGCTAAAATTGCTGACTCTGGACCATCAAATAATGAAACTGAGCATGGGGAAAGTAGTGGTTCAACATCAATAGAGACTAAAGTACAGGACAATGGAGTGTCAAGTAGTCTAGGAGAAGATGCAGAGCCAGGTGACCTCTCTCCTGACTACATGGTGCAGCTGAGGGAGCTACAACAACGCATCATGATGATCAAGAGTAATGAGGAGTTAGAACGGGTTGTGAATCTAATAGCAGAGACAGGAAGGTATGAAGTGACAACACAAACATTTGATTTTGACTTGTGCTTATTGGACCGTTCAACAGTCCAGCAGTTAATACAACTTGTGGGTTGCTAG
- the LOC120632680 gene encoding 39S ribosomal protein L34, mitochondrial: MSRLLAAMFQPIKFIGQTLQSYSPTFASTSLVRSEYPLLSCIRTKVRCYFPRPNEVRRVRRHGYKTRMSTPNGRRIIMRRLLKGKFVLSH; the protein is encoded by the exons ATGTCAAGATTATTGGCAGCAATGTTCCAGCCAATcaa gttCATTGGGCAAACCTTACAATCCTATTCACCTACATTTGCTTCCACTAGTTTAGTGAGATCCGAATACCCCCTACTATCATGCATAAGGACCAAAGTACGTTGTTATTTCCCACGACCTAACGAAGTTAGAAGAGTACGCAGACATGGCTACAAAACTAGAATGTCAACCCCCAATGGCCGAAGAATTATTATGAGGCGACTATTAAAAGGCAAATTTGTGTTATCGCATTAA
- the LOC120632679 gene encoding solute carrier family 25 member 46-like isoform X2 → MDEVPEEESNGYVTTAISVASLITENLLSHPFIVLRRQCQVHNSLRNYHIVPYTLLPVVVRLHRRQDFTTLWKGIGSTCIVKGLNLAVEDVMSKGTGWPKEIGKCSSVLQFLQHLTLKCFSIAIVTPFYSASLVETVQSDIASDKPAILDVFREGFVRILEWGTPSRGRMLPIWAIVLPTAALGITKYFAHMLLRKITVKVLRFQQRHRHELSDSYNINHTKNEQNPLIEDMNLKANIFAFITMEIIFYPIETIIHRLHIQGTRTIIDNLDTGTSVTPILTGYEGFMDCYNTTIAREGIGGLYKGFGALVLQLAAHLAIIKLTTLVVSEMSNLLKPAITPTNSEDSAPTQQKYIFN, encoded by the exons ATGGATGAAGTCCCAGAAGAAG AAAGCAATGGATATGTAACCACAGCAATAAGCGTGGCCAGTCTAATTACGGAAAATCTGTTGAGCCATCCATTCATTGTGTTGAGACGTCAATGtcag GTTCACAACAGTTTAAGGAACTACCACATAGTGCCATATACACTGTTGCCCGTTGTTGTAAGATTACATAGAAGACAAGACTTTACCACACTTTGGAAGGGAATAGGCTCCACTTGTATTGTGAAGGGACTTAACTTGGCAGTGGAGGATGTTATGTCTAAAGGGACAGGTTGGccaaa AGAAATTGGAAAGTGTAGCTCAGTCCTACAATTTCTTCaacatttaacattaaaatg TTTTAGCATAGCTATTGTTACTCCATTCTACTCGGCAAGTCTTGTTGAAACAGTACAAAGTGACATAGCTAGCGATAAGCCAGCTATATTGGATGTCTTTAGAGAAGGATTTGTACGCATCTTGGAATGGGGAACTCCAAGCAGAGGTAGAATGTTGCCCATATGGGCCATTGTGCTACCCACTGCTGcacttggaataacaaaatattttgccCA catgttattaagaaaaataacagtaaaagtCCTCAGATTCCAGCAGAGGCATAGACATGAGTTGAGTGATTCATACAATATTAATCATacaaaaaatgaacaaaatcctCTCATTGAAGATATGAATTTAAAAGCGAATATATTTGCCTTTATAACtatggaaattatattttatcctaTTGAGACAATCATCCATAGACTTCATATACAg gGAACAAGAACAATCATTGACAACTTAGACACAGGAACATCAGTGACCCCAATATTAACAGGATATGAGGGATTCATGGATTGCTACAACACAACCATTGCTAGAGAGGGTATAGGGGGTCTCTACAAAGGTTTTGGTGCACTTGTGTTACAGCTTGCAGCTCATCTGGCTATTATAAAACTAACAACACTAGTTGTATCAGAGATGTCAAATCTTTTGAAACCAGCTATTACGCCAACAAATTCAGAGGACTCTGCTCCCACAcaacagaaatatatatttaactga
- the LOC120632679 gene encoding solute carrier family 25 member 46-like isoform X1 → MAGFGDFSGYHRPHALDPNRETNDLYDTRYQQIYGYHTPLTEEYQGPPLVMDEVPEEESNGYVTTAISVASLITENLLSHPFIVLRRQCQVHNSLRNYHIVPYTLLPVVVRLHRRQDFTTLWKGIGSTCIVKGLNLAVEDVMSKGTGWPKEIGKCSSVLQFLQHLTLKCFSIAIVTPFYSASLVETVQSDIASDKPAILDVFREGFVRILEWGTPSRGRMLPIWAIVLPTAALGITKYFAHMLLRKITVKVLRFQQRHRHELSDSYNINHTKNEQNPLIEDMNLKANIFAFITMEIIFYPIETIIHRLHIQGTRTIIDNLDTGTSVTPILTGYEGFMDCYNTTIAREGIGGLYKGFGALVLQLAAHLAIIKLTTLVVSEMSNLLKPAITPTNSEDSAPTQQKYIFN, encoded by the exons ATGGCTGGTTTTGGTGATTTCAGTGGTTATCATCGCCCTCATGCATTGGATCCTAATAGAGAAACAAACGACCTGTATGATACTCGTTATCAGCAAATATATGGATATCACACCCCTTTAACTGAGGAATATCAAGGTCCACCATTGGTTATGGATGAAGTCCCAGAAGAAG AAAGCAATGGATATGTAACCACAGCAATAAGCGTGGCCAGTCTAATTACGGAAAATCTGTTGAGCCATCCATTCATTGTGTTGAGACGTCAATGtcag GTTCACAACAGTTTAAGGAACTACCACATAGTGCCATATACACTGTTGCCCGTTGTTGTAAGATTACATAGAAGACAAGACTTTACCACACTTTGGAAGGGAATAGGCTCCACTTGTATTGTGAAGGGACTTAACTTGGCAGTGGAGGATGTTATGTCTAAAGGGACAGGTTGGccaaa AGAAATTGGAAAGTGTAGCTCAGTCCTACAATTTCTTCaacatttaacattaaaatg TTTTAGCATAGCTATTGTTACTCCATTCTACTCGGCAAGTCTTGTTGAAACAGTACAAAGTGACATAGCTAGCGATAAGCCAGCTATATTGGATGTCTTTAGAGAAGGATTTGTACGCATCTTGGAATGGGGAACTCCAAGCAGAGGTAGAATGTTGCCCATATGGGCCATTGTGCTACCCACTGCTGcacttggaataacaaaatattttgccCA catgttattaagaaaaataacagtaaaagtCCTCAGATTCCAGCAGAGGCATAGACATGAGTTGAGTGATTCATACAATATTAATCATacaaaaaatgaacaaaatcctCTCATTGAAGATATGAATTTAAAAGCGAATATATTTGCCTTTATAACtatggaaattatattttatcctaTTGAGACAATCATCCATAGACTTCATATACAg gGAACAAGAACAATCATTGACAACTTAGACACAGGAACATCAGTGACCCCAATATTAACAGGATATGAGGGATTCATGGATTGCTACAACACAACCATTGCTAGAGAGGGTATAGGGGGTCTCTACAAAGGTTTTGGTGCACTTGTGTTACAGCTTGCAGCTCATCTGGCTATTATAAAACTAACAACACTAGTTGTATCAGAGATGTCAAATCTTTTGAAACCAGCTATTACGCCAACAAATTCAGAGGACTCTGCTCCCACAcaacagaaatatatatttaactga
- the LOC120632824 gene encoding uncharacterized protein LOC120632824 yields MFCKAVLCLSTLHFYSVAAQGECTDLRGRLISNGLHYVPGPDTCTLCVCDGGLPKVCKAVLCSPPQDCRSFRVGTTCCEFICLDDVVKPAEATEANVRVAAGGAAAVVLLTVGLVVYRVRKQKRRRPRHTEDQRSLTSIGYISGSMGYMGGGCEATALGAWKPPSNYLPRGEAPPPYEEVMAQCRQEPVRVSNETSFHRTYAAAVEARDDVCASHAYVNLPRPIAQIANTQNCYNAPLLQQVHPTEVREATLVPHPLAQNMGGAAGAVMGGARLTGSLGAISARLSVPRDDHERPHNVPGFYTTHTALHRTIPRISTAVDTSTLEAMGLGFTRADRSLQGEVRRSFHRPVDRADRIDRIDRANTGRSVPRNLNIASTAATAASTPEPHRLETDDAISLRSMTGRARAHSEEQDAKPKPQPEAPAHANHPTLPLTVDKPSCVCSYEGSARAEDADDYRNECENCHSTNNPSGWEESADGAEGSGWGGTQTLQRRAPPPPAPPPATATLPQPVTRHGRNTMDNPSNWENWFNTIPDSDTESEEE; encoded by the exons atgttcTGTAAAGCAGTGTTGTGTTTGTCGACCTTACACTTTTATA GTGTAGCAGCACAGGGTGAGTGTACGGATTTGCGGGGCAGGCTCATATCAAACGGGCTTCATTATGTACCCGGCCCGGATACCTGCACCTTGTGCGTGTGTGACGGTGGTCTGCCGAAAGTATGCAAGGCGGTACTGTGCTCTCCTCCTCAG GACTGTCGGTCATTCCGCGTGGGAACCACATGCTGCGAGTTCATTTGTCTGGATGATGTGGTAAAGCCCGCTGAAGCCACTGAGGCTAACGTGCGAGTCGCGGCTGGAGGCGCGGCGGCCGTCGTCCTATTGACCGTGGGTCTTGTCGTGTATAGAGTGAGGAAACAAAAGAGGCGTAGACCACGACACACAGAGGACCAGCGAAGCTTGACCAGCATTGG gtaCATCAGCGGCAGCATGGGGTACATGGGCGGCGGCTGCGAGGCGACGGCGCTGGGCGCGTGGAAGCCCCCCTCCAACTACCTGCCGAGGGGTGAAGCACCCCCTCCATACGAGGAGGTCATGGCGCAGTGCCGCCAGGAGCCGGTCAG AGTCAGCAACGAGACGTCGTTTCACCGAACTTACGCCGCGGCTGTGGAGGCTCGCGATGACGTATGCGCCTCGCACGCTTACGTTAACCTTCCGAGGCCGATCGCTCAG ATAGCAAACACTCAGAACTGCTACAACGCGCCACTTTTGCAGCAAGTGCATCCGACTGAAGTCCGTGAGGCGACCCTCGTTCCTCACCCCTTGGCCCAAAACA TGGGGGGTGCGGCGGGGGCGGTAATGGGCGGCGCACGACTTACGGGCTCGCTGGGTGCCATCAGCGCACGGCTGAGCGTGCCGCGAGACGACCACGAGCGGCCGCACAACGTGCCGGGCTTCTACACAACGCACACTGCGCT TCATAGAACGATCCCGCGCATCTCCACTGCGGTGGACACATCGACGTTGGAGGCCATGGGTCTTGGCTTCACGCGTGCGGACCGCTCGCTGCAGGGCGAGGTGCGGCGATCCTTCCACCGGCCGGTCGACCGCGCGGACCGCATCGACCGCATCGACCGCGCCAACACCGGCCGCAGCGTACCACGCAACTTGAACATCGCGTCAACCGCCGCAACCGCCGCGTCCACGCCGGAACCGCACCGACTGGAGACTGATGATGC AATATCGTTACGTTCGATGACGGGACGTGCGCGTGCGCATAGCGAGGAGCAGGACGCGAAGCCCAAACCGCAGCCCGAGGCGCCTGCGCACGCCAACCATCCCACCCTGCCGCTCACCGTAGACAAG CCATCGTGCGTGTGCAGTTATGAGGGAAGCGCGCGTGCTGAGGACGCGGACGACTATCGCAACGAGTGCGAGAACTGCCACTCCACCAACAACCCAtcagg ATGGGAGGAGTCTGCGGACGGCGCGGAGGGTTCGGGCTGGGGCGGCACGCAGaccctacaaagacgtgctcccccgccgcccgcgccgccccCCGCCACTGCCACCCTTCCGCAGCCGGTCACTAGACACGG ACGTAACACAATGGACAATCCATCGAACTGGGAGAATTGGTTCAACACAATCCCGGACTCCGACACCGAATCCGAGGAGGAATGA